AGACCAAACATTATCAGATCCCAAAAAATGGAGTTCAATTTATGTTCACAAAGATGGAGCTTGGAAATGGCTGAAAATTTAttcatttcttttaaatttatgtgGCAGTTATCTGGAACTTGTTCTTTGATTTGCATTTCAGGAAGATCATATAAAAGTTGCAGAACTGTGAGGCTAAGAAAATTCAATCTATAAGTTGAGCATGAGTCAACCTAAAATCAAGCGTAGAGTGGGTAAATATGAGGTGGGAAGAACAATCGGTGAGGGAACATTTGCAAAAGTGAAGTTTGCAAGGAACTCTGAGACTGGAGACCCTGTGGCTTTGAAGATTCTTGACAAAGAGAAGGTTCTTAAACACAAGATGGCTGAACAGGTCTGGTttgttgttattttttttaaattttttttgcaaATGGTACCATCTTCAGTTTTACTTTCTTCACTCCTGTTTCTTTATGGAGTGTATTATTGTAAGCTGCGCTTGTTCATCAATTCCTTCCTGTTATTCTGAAGGCTATTGCCTTGTTCTTTCGTTCATTTTTTCTATGGCTTACTTTTTTTACATCAATCCCCATGGTCCCAGGAGatcctttttttcatttttttttaatcttttgaaAAACTTTTTCGAGCTATTGTATTAAGAATTGCATGTAAGTTGCATCATGTCTCTAAATGTTTGATCTTGCTTTTACAGATCAAGCGAGAGGTAGCAACAATGAAGCTTATAAAGCATCCAAATGTTGTTCGTTTATATGaggtctctctctctcatttccTTTTGTATTTACCCTATTGTTGTAACTTGTTAagtaaattcttttaattatgaCTTCTAAATCAGAAATGTACTTTTGGTTTTCTCTTACATCTTTATCTGCCATATGTAGGCGATGTCAGATTTTCTGGTTATTTTTCATGCATGCATGTTGCTAGGAACTGTTGATGGTAATTTTGCTAAGACATCATTTGCACCTGTTTCCCATGGAAATGAAATTTAGCATCTCCTTTAGGAATTGAGGAAGAATCATCAACAATGATAGAATGCATTGAATCCTGTATCATTTGGGACAGTGATTATGAATCCCTTATAAGAGCACTTTGAGCTAGTTTTTGAGctgatccaaatttaacatgttATCATAGCCttccatccgatgttgggcctctCTTAAATATTTCACGCTACAGTTTATTTCTAAGCGTGGGGTTTGTGTCGAATCCCATATCAGTTATGGGATAGATGATTCAGTGGAACATGCTTCCAAATTGATAATCCTAAACAACACTTTGAATTTCCTGCAGCAAAATTGTGGAGTTTAGTTCATGACATGATCTTTTTGCTagtaaaagattttattttaatgttgtTAGCAATTTCCATCTCCAGTTTGAGTTAAATCTAAGATTCTTTGTTATGTAAGCTACTATTTTGGTATTTTTAGTATTATGTgcttaaatataattatgattGGTCTGTCCAAAATTATTACTTGAAGAAACCTGAGTAAAGATGCAAGATGTAAAATCCATATACTTGGTGTAAGCTTTATCAAACATTTAACTCTTTTCCAGGTGATGGGAAGCAAGACAAAGATTTTCATTGTCTTGGAGTTTGTTACTGGGGGAGAGCTTTTCGACAAAATTGTAAGTTGGTGTCCAGTTCAAACTTTTTTCCATTTCACTTCTACTTGGCTTGGTATTCCCAATGGATTTAAGAACTCATCCATTTGACACCATTAAAATTACTTGCAAATCTGTCAATTTATCTTGAAGGCAGGTGCTCATTGTCTATTAACCATTAAAAACTTTCCCCTTTGGATAATTGTCATATATATTCATTTATAATAATGCTGTCGTCTGTCGATAGGAGCAAAGGTTTGAATTGGTTGGATGTTTGTTTTCCCTCACAATTACCAAACTACTTTTTGAGCTTGTCTTTGCGTGACCATGTGTTTGTTATGAAGGTAAACCATGGACGGATGCGAGAAGATGAAGCTCGGAGGTATTTCCAGCAGCTTATTAATGCAGTGGATTACTGCCACAGTAGGGGTGTCTACCACAGAGACCTGAAGGTGCTCTATAACTTTTATCAACCTATAAACACATAGATGACACATTCATTACTCTTTTATGACAGATGCCTGATACACCTGTTGTGCTTACCATAAATGTGCATAATCTTGCTTTAACTGCAGCCAGAAAACCTGCTGTTGGATGCTAACGGCAACCTCAAAGTTTCTGATTTTGGACTCAGTGCATTGTCCCAACAAGTCAGGgtaattattgtaaaattttcatttcttagCTCAATTAATTGTTGACATCACTTATCCACCCAAATCCTACTACAAATCAGACCAATTTCATTACTGGAATGGGCCTGATGAGTGGGTTTTTTTGAAGTTTCTTACATGATCGGCTTTACATGAATTTATTCTCATCTAAAGTTTATTTTCCAGGATGATGGCCTACTTCATACTACTTGTGGAACTCCAAATTATGTTGCTCCTGAGGTTTATATCAGTTTTATGCCAACATTTTTCTGCCGTTTATGTCACCTTTGGATCTTTGGCCTCTATGGTGTACTTTTTTGATGTTcaggttcttaatgatagagGTTATGATGGGGCAACTGCAGACATGTGGTCTTGTGGAGTGATACTATTTGTACTGCTTGCAGGGTACTTGCCTTTTGATGATCCTAATCTTATGAACCTGTATAAAAAAGTGAGCATTTTACAGATTTTCTTGGAACTATTCTTTATTGTTCTCTGTCCTTTGGTATTCACTTTCCCTTTCCTATATGCAGATTTCAGCAGCTGAGTTCACTTGCCCCCCCTGGCTTTCCTTTGGTGCCATGAAATTGATCACTAGAATTTTGGATCCAAATCCTATGACCGTAAGTAGTTGTACTTTAGTAACTTCCTTTACTTCTTTTGCTACATTAAATAGCTTGTTACTGATAACTTTGATTTTCAAAATTAAGAGAAATATCTACTATATTGGCTCTATTTAGATGTTATTGAAATTGAATGGAAATGATGCTCATATTTGTGCATGAAGCCAACATTGATGGAAATGGTGACATGTATCTTGGGATAATGTAGTTTGTATCCATTAGTGGCAAATGAGGAACACATCCTTTTGTTGCTTCTGCAAGAGTAGAATTCAACATGTTTATCATATTTCTATTGGGTGGAGGAGTGCTAGTCAGATTTGATGCTGGCTTTTCCCATTTATAAGCCTAGTAACACtttgaaaaaatgaaaatttttatattcttcTTTAGTTTAATTATGCTACAATCTTCTAGAGAGATTTGTAAGGGAGCAAGTGCTGTGGAGCTGATTCTAGACGATTGAGCTTTCAGTGCTTCACCTGACGCAGCAAACTTGCTATCAGTTACAGTTTTgttcttttataaatttattttatttatttgtcttaTTTTTCCATTTGGTTTATGTCtctgatttaaaatttatttttatgttagcGCATCACTATCCCTGAAATCTTGGAAGATGAATGGTTTAAGAAAGATTATAAGCCCCCTGTA
The Manihot esculenta cultivar AM560-2 chromosome 1, M.esculenta_v8, whole genome shotgun sequence genome window above contains:
- the LOC110626298 gene encoding CBL-interacting serine/threonine-protein kinase 3; amino-acid sequence: MSQPKIKRRVGKYEVGRTIGEGTFAKVKFARNSETGDPVALKILDKEKVLKHKMAEQIKREVATMKLIKHPNVVRLYEVMGSKTKIFIVLEFVTGGELFDKIVNHGRMREDEARRYFQQLINAVDYCHSRGVYHRDLKPENLLLDANGNLKVSDFGLSALSQQVRDDGLLHTTCGTPNYVAPEVLNDRGYDGATADMWSCGVILFVLLAGYLPFDDPNLMNLYKKISAAEFTCPPWLSFGAMKLITRILDPNPMTRITIPEILEDEWFKKDYKPPVFEEKEDTNLDDVEAVFKDSEEHHVTEKKEEQPTAMNAFELISMSKGLNLGNLFDAEQGFKRETRFTSKRPANEIIHKIEEAAKPLGFDVHKKNYKMRLENMKAGRKGNLNVATEIFQVAPSLHMVEVRKAKGDTLEFHKFYKNLSTCLDDVVWKSEDDMQEMK